A genomic stretch from Moraxella nasicaprae includes:
- a CDS encoding metabolite/H+ symporter, whose product MTASTQPLNNNPYKVAISSMVGTAIEFYDYYIYAAAAVLVFSTQFFDKSDPAVATLLSLSTLALAFIARPFGSLLFGYFGDKIGRKKTLVASLLLMGLSTVAIGLLPTYADIGIWAPILLCVFRVGQGIGLGGEWGGAALVAVENAPPEKRAWFGTFPQLGAPIGLFMANAVFFIISLAIGHEALVEWGWRIPFIASILLVAVGLYMRLTLKESRVFEVAEEAGKTQGTPTIDVFKHHWLQILQGTLMITALYVLFYIMTAFAQVYSKAPATFSDAGHQMGLGIPANTYTGFLLIGAVVFAIFVSLSGKISDKIGRRRLQLIVTVAIGIFGLLLPAFLDGGTPSSVLAFLVIGFTLMGITFGPVAAILPEIFPTQVRYTGSSLAYNLAAITGASIATIVAMKINENFGMMGVGLYLAANAVLSFVAFWYSKETKDLDLTNA is encoded by the coding sequence ATGACAGCTTCAACACAGCCGTTAAACAATAACCCCTACAAAGTCGCCATCTCATCAATGGTGGGTACAGCGATTGAATTTTATGATTATTATATCTATGCCGCTGCGGCTGTATTGGTGTTTAGCACCCAGTTTTTTGATAAATCTGACCCTGCGGTGGCGACTTTGTTGTCGTTATCCACATTGGCATTGGCGTTCATTGCTCGACCATTTGGCTCATTGCTTTTTGGTTATTTTGGCGACAAGATTGGTCGTAAAAAAACTTTGGTTGCCTCGCTATTGTTGATGGGATTATCCACCGTTGCCATTGGACTATTGCCAACTTATGCAGATATTGGCATTTGGGCACCGATTTTGTTGTGTGTATTTCGTGTCGGTCAAGGCATTGGCTTGGGCGGCGAATGGGGCGGAGCGGCATTGGTGGCGGTTGAGAATGCACCCCCAGAAAAACGAGCATGGTTTGGCACTTTTCCTCAGCTGGGGGCTCCCATTGGTTTGTTTATGGCAAATGCGGTGTTTTTCATCATCAGTCTTGCCATTGGTCATGAGGCGTTGGTTGAATGGGGCTGGCGTATTCCGTTCATTGCTTCGATTTTATTGGTGGCGGTTGGCTTGTATATGCGATTGACGCTCAAAGAAAGTCGGGTGTTTGAAGTGGCAGAAGAGGCTGGCAAAACGCAAGGCACACCAACGATTGATGTCTTTAAGCATCATTGGTTGCAGATTTTGCAAGGGACTTTGATGATTACCGCTTTGTATGTTTTGTTTTATATCATGACCGCCTTTGCCCAAGTGTATTCAAAAGCACCCGCCACTTTTTCAGATGCAGGTCATCAGATGGGGCTGGGTATTCCCGCCAATACATACACAGGGTTTTTGTTGATTGGTGCGGTGGTGTTCGCCATTTTTGTCAGTTTGTCTGGAAAAATCAGTGATAAAATTGGTCGCCGCCGTTTGCAGTTAATCGTGACGGTTGCCATTGGTATTTTTGGGTTGTTGTTGCCTGCATTCTTAGATGGCGGTACACCAAGCTCGGTGCTGGCGTTCTTGGTCATTGGATTTACCTTGATGGGCATCACTTTTGGTCCTGTGGCGGCAATCTTACCAGAGATTTTTCCTACCCAAGTGCGTTATACTGGTTCAAGCCTTGCCTATAATTTGGCGGCAATCACAGGGGCATCGATTGCGACCATTGTTGCCATGAAAATTAACGAAAATTTTGGCATGATGGGCGTGGGATTGTATTTGGCTGCCAATGCCGTGCTGAGCTTCGTTGCGTTTTGGTATTCAAAAGAGACCAAAGATTTGGATTTGACCAATGCCTAA
- a CDS encoding FAD-binding oxidoreductase, which yields MNERFSEAIAKLSQTFGKALSTNPTVRQQHAHTMSWIETEAPDAVLTVTNKQQISEAVKICNAHKMPVIAFGTGSSLEGQLNAPHGGLCIDMSQMTNIVRIDAEDLTATVEAGVTREQLNEALRHTGLFFPIDPGANASIGGMCATRASGTNAVKYGTMKDVVLCLEVVLPNGDIIKTGTRAKKSSAGYDLTRLMIGSEGTLGIITEITVKLFGQPDCVGSGLCHFNDIDGACQAVMLTIQYGLPVARLELLDGTQIKACNAYSKLNLQETPTLFVEFHGTANGVAEQAQIFAGIIEEFGGFGFTYSQDESERKKLWTARHNAYYAAKALKPDFESLSTDACVPISRLAECVGQTVADIKEQGMTAPVVGHVGDGNFHVLLLLDKNNPDDIQKTKDILSRLAKRAIAMDGTCTGEHGVGQGKRAYMALEHGDEAIAVMKAIKSAIDPNNIMNPDKIWFE from the coding sequence ATGAACGAACGATTTTCAGAGGCCATCGCCAAGCTTAGTCAAACCTTTGGCAAAGCCCTAAGCACCAATCCAACTGTTCGCCAGCAACACGCTCACACGATGAGCTGGATTGAAACTGAGGCTCCCGATGCGGTATTGACCGTCACAAACAAACAGCAAATCAGTGAGGCGGTCAAAATTTGTAACGCCCACAAAATGCCCGTCATTGCCTTTGGGACAGGTTCATCATTGGAGGGGCAATTAAATGCCCCTCACGGTGGATTGTGTATTGATATGTCGCAAATGACGAATATTGTTCGTATTGATGCTGAGGATTTGACCGCCACCGTAGAAGCTGGGGTTACTCGTGAACAGCTGAATGAAGCCTTACGCCACACAGGATTATTTTTCCCCATAGACCCTGGTGCAAACGCCAGTATTGGTGGTATGTGTGCCACTCGTGCCTCTGGCACAAATGCGGTTAAATATGGGACAATGAAAGATGTGGTTTTGTGTCTTGAAGTGGTGTTGCCAAATGGCGATATTATCAAAACAGGCACTCGTGCCAAAAAATCCTCAGCAGGCTATGATTTAACAAGATTGATGATTGGCTCGGAGGGTACGCTGGGCATCATTACCGAAATTACAGTCAAATTATTTGGGCAGCCTGACTGTGTGGGCAGTGGTCTGTGTCATTTTAATGATATTGATGGGGCGTGTCAGGCGGTCATGCTGACCATTCAGTATGGTTTACCTGTCGCAAGACTTGAATTGCTTGATGGTACACAGATTAAGGCGTGCAATGCCTATTCAAAATTAAATCTGCAAGAAACGCCTACTTTATTTGTGGAGTTTCACGGTACTGCCAATGGGGTTGCAGAACAAGCCCAGATTTTTGCAGGGATTATTGAAGAGTTTGGCGGTTTTGGTTTTACATACAGCCAAGATGAAAGCGAACGCAAAAAACTGTGGACAGCCCGCCACAATGCCTACTATGCTGCCAAAGCCCTAAAACCTGATTTTGAGAGCTTATCTACTGATGCGTGCGTACCCATTTCACGCCTTGCTGAATGCGTTGGGCAGACAGTTGCCGACATCAAAGAACAGGGAATGACAGCCCCTGTGGTTGGGCATGTGGGCGATGGCAATTTTCATGTATTGCTGTTACTTGACAAAAACAATCCTGACGACATTCAAAAAACCAAAGACATTTTGTCAAGGCTTGCCAAGCGAGCCATTGCAATGGACGGTACTTGTACAGGCGAACACGGTGTCGGACAGGGCAAAAGAGCTTATATGGCATTAGAACATGGTGATGAGGCAATCGCCGTGATGAAAGCCATCAAGTCTGCCATTGACCCAAATAACATTATGAATCCTGATAAAATCTGGTTTGAATGA
- the rlmD gene encoding 23S rRNA (uracil(1939)-C(5))-methyltransferase RlmD codes for MTMTTLINAPSKKSGKLTARTRKRLQDAPPVNFNITGLAHDGRGVSSYGIGEHDHPADKLGKKVFVSFALPGETVTAKLRNSKKTFEEADALSVIGDPNPERQTPPCPHFGVCGGCSLQHWHPDGQINFKQSVLAELLQHQAGVQPQQWLPPLTADRLGYRTKARMGVRYVAKKDSALVGFRERASNFLANLDECHILDLRVGEQITALKQLITTLDGRDHIAQLELAMGESLAHIADSQKSVAVIVRHLQPLSDGDIDKLQTFFADRNWQLFLQPKGSDTVHRIDDPQGRASSLTVPPTGGLFYRLPDFDIDFEFSPLDFTQVNLSVNRKMTKLACDLLNLKEGERVLDLFCGLGNFSLPLARCVGKTGFVVGVEGSVEMTERAKMNAAANGLTHTEFYAQDLTQDFSHQPWATGENSFDALLIDPPRSGAAEVMAYLGKFNAKRIVYVSCNPATLARDTALLIEQGYRLTHAGVMDMFCHTGHVESIARFEKI; via the coding sequence ATCACAATGACAACTCTCATCAACGCCCCCTCAAAAAAATCTGGCAAACTGACCGCCAGAACCCGTAAACGCTTGCAGGACGCACCGCCTGTCAATTTTAACATCACAGGTCTTGCCCACGATGGGCGAGGTGTTAGTAGTTACGGCATTGGCGAACACGACCACCCAGCCGATAAACTGGGCAAGAAAGTTTTTGTCAGCTTTGCTTTGCCTGGCGAAACCGTCACCGCCAAACTTCGCAATAGCAAAAAAACCTTCGAAGAAGCGGACGCTCTATCCGTCATTGGCGACCCAAACCCAGAACGCCAAACACCGCCTTGCCCACATTTTGGGGTGTGTGGCGGTTGTAGCTTGCAACATTGGCACCCTGACGGACAAATCAATTTCAAACAATCCGTCCTAGCAGAACTATTACAGCATCAAGCAGGGGTGCAACCTCAGCAATGGCTACCACCTTTGACCGCCGACCGCTTAGGCTATCGTACCAAGGCTCGCATGGGCGTGCGTTATGTCGCCAAAAAAGATTCGGCATTAGTGGGTTTTCGTGAAAGAGCCAGCAATTTTCTGGCAAATTTGGACGAATGTCATATCTTAGACCTCAGAGTTGGCGAGCAAATCACCGCCCTCAAACAGCTCATCACTACTCTTGACGGACGAGACCACATCGCACAGCTAGAATTGGCGATGGGCGAAAGTCTGGCACACATCGCAGACAGTCAAAAATCTGTGGCAGTGATTGTGCGTCATTTACAGCCACTGAGCGATGGCGACATAGACAAACTACAAACATTTTTTGCTGACAGAAATTGGCAACTGTTCTTGCAGCCCAAAGGCTCAGACACAGTGCATCGCATCGATGACCCACAAGGTCGTGCCAGCAGCCTGACCGTACCGCCCACTGGTGGTTTGTTTTATCGCTTGCCTGACTTTGATATTGATTTTGAATTTTCGCCACTGGATTTTACGCAGGTCAATCTTTCTGTCAATCGCAAAATGACCAAATTAGCGTGCGACCTATTGAATCTTAAAGAGGGCGAGCGAGTGCTGGATTTGTTCTGCGGATTGGGTAATTTTAGCCTACCTCTGGCTCGTTGCGTGGGCAAGACTGGCTTTGTGGTCGGTGTTGAAGGCTCGGTGGAAATGACCGAGCGTGCCAAAATGAATGCTGCCGCCAATGGACTTACCCATACCGAATTTTATGCCCAAGACTTGACCCAAGATTTCTCCCATCAGCCTTGGGCAACAGGCGAGAACAGCTTTGACGCTCTACTCATTGACCCACCTCGCTCTGGTGCTGCCGAAGTGATGGCTTATCTGGGTAAATTCAATGCCAAACGCATCGTCTATGTTTCGTGCAATCCTGCCACACTGGCAAGAGACACCGCTTTGCTCATCGAGCAAGGCTATCGTCTGACACACGCAGGGGTCATGGATATGTTTTGTCATACAGGGCATGTTGAAAGCATTGCCCGATTTGAAAAAATCTAA
- a CDS encoding DEAD/DEAH box helicase, producing the protein MTDTQTLQEQDNPITFADLQLNKPILKALSKAGYENPTPIQAGAIPHALAGSDLLLSAQTGSGKTAAFVLPVLDKLSRAQKFDKKIHTLILTPTRELAQQVQDSVRRYGGNLRGLYSIALVGGSPYSGQIRALKKGVQVVIATPGRLIDHMREGRVDLSELKVLILDEADRMLDMGFADDINEILDSTPQSRQTVMSSATWDGQVGQIAQTFTKSPQKVSIKIESAHIEESVYFCDDFHHKNKILMQVLTNPDMKQAVIFTATKMSTERLAGELVEAGYKARYLHGDLPQGKRNRIVADMKSGKCDILIATDVAARGIDISAISHVINYDLPRQVEDYVHRIGRCGRAGRTGTAINLCSIEDRRQLSHIGRYLKRQMPEAVIEGLEPKYQPKVDKDRRKGKTRRQREFDKFARTEGQSGFGRQARKPRRFDESDSEKYAAKSHDKSGFDHLAHHERAERFGRSRADRQPKKWQRNQEAMHDGVDTRSARYFDDTARRSAHNLNQDAKKECQTNKDFAKKSYRDDYESQAFDVEAALTKKQTFAQPKSGKFGDKARFDKTNRDAVGQSARKNTQAPKRSKERIKPIEEVFFAKRAAKRAKKFGND; encoded by the coding sequence ATGACAGACACCCAAACTCTCCAAGAGCAAGACAATCCCATCACCTTTGCTGATTTACAGCTGAACAAACCCATCTTAAAAGCTCTAAGCAAAGCTGGCTATGAAAACCCAACGCCCATTCAGGCAGGGGCGATTCCACACGCATTGGCAGGTTCTGACTTATTATTATCCGCTCAGACAGGTTCGGGTAAGACAGCGGCATTTGTGTTGCCAGTCTTGGATAAGTTAAGCCGTGCCCAAAAGTTTGATAAAAAAATCCATACACTGATTTTGACCCCAACCAGAGAGCTTGCTCAGCAGGTGCAAGACAGCGTGCGTCGCTATGGCGGTAATTTGCGTGGACTTTATAGCATTGCTTTGGTGGGTGGTTCGCCATACAGTGGACAGATTCGTGCCCTAAAAAAAGGCGTGCAGGTCGTGATTGCCACGCCTGGTCGCTTGATTGACCATATGCGTGAAGGTCGTGTGGATTTATCCGAATTAAAAGTGCTGATTTTGGACGAAGCTGACCGCATGCTGGACATGGGCTTTGCTGATGACATTAACGAGATTTTGGACAGTACGCCACAGAGCCGCCAGACCGTGATGTCGTCTGCCACTTGGGACGGTCAGGTTGGTCAGATTGCCCAAACTTTCACCAAAAGTCCCCAGAAAGTTTCCATCAAAATCGAGTCTGCTCACATTGAGGAGAGCGTGTATTTTTGTGATGATTTTCACCACAAAAACAAGATTTTGATGCAGGTTTTGACCAATCCTGATATGAAGCAAGCGGTCATCTTTACTGCCACTAAGATGAGTACCGAAAGATTGGCAGGCGAGCTGGTAGAGGCAGGTTACAAGGCACGCTATCTGCACGGTGATTTGCCACAAGGCAAGCGAAATCGTATCGTTGCTGACATGAAGTCTGGCAAGTGTGATATTTTGATTGCCACTGATGTGGCGGCACGAGGCATTGATATTTCTGCCATCAGTCATGTGATTAACTATGATTTGCCACGCCAAGTGGAGGATTATGTGCATCGCATTGGTCGCTGTGGTAGAGCGGGTCGTACGGGTACTGCCATCAATTTGTGCAGTATTGAAGACAGACGACAACTGTCGCACATCGGTCGTTATCTAAAACGACAAATGCCAGAAGCAGTCATTGAAGGGCTTGAACCAAAATATCAACCAAAAGTGGACAAAGACCGCCGTAAAGGCAAGACTCGTCGCCAGCGTGAGTTTGACAAATTCGCACGCACGGAGGGTCAGTCTGGCTTTGGTCGTCAAGCAAGAAAGCCTCGCCGTTTTGATGAGTCAGATTCTGAGAAATATGCTGCAAAATCTCATGACAAATCAGGTTTTGACCACTTGGCTCATCATGAAAGAGCTGAGCGATTTGGCAGGTCAAGAGCGGACAGACAGCCAAAAAAATGGCAACGAAATCAAGAAGCTATGCATGATGGTGTTGATACAAGAAGTGCCAGATATTTTGATGATACTGCCAGACGCTCGGCACACAATTTAAATCAAGATGCCAAAAAAGAGTGTCAAACCAATAAGGATTTTGCCAAAAAATCATATCGTGATGACTATGAAAGTCAGGCATTCGATGTCGAGGCGGCATTGACCAAAAAGCAAACCTTTGCCCAGCCTAAGTCTGGTAAATTTGGCGATAAGGCTCGTTTTGACAAAACAAATCGTGATGCCGTTGGTCAGTCAGCACGCAAAAACACCCAAGCACCAAAACGCTCCAAAGAACGCATTAAGCCAATCGAAGAGGTCTTTTTTGCCAAAAGAGCAGCAAAACGAGCCAAAAAATTTGGCAACGACTAA
- a CDS encoding RelA/SpoT family protein, giving the protein MVQIRESLPLLGGNSSSIDSASLAATLVAKQIHPDFKAQLTNQKLVSALDYSTNNATPMELNVSDIDIDAWLASVAARIGKDELPLLRKACEFVQIQVNKPHVARSGAYITGIGMADILAYLFQDENALVAAMLYRTARRELVSIQTIATNFGDDIAQLVTDTLAMGHLSESIEQNQRLEDYIDGNREQLSNIYSMLISTTNDVRAVLIKLAERTFAMRELSFSPPDRQKRVAREVMAIYAPLAHRLSIAQLKWELEDLAFRYLAPDEYKKIASLLSEKRSEREAYIEQVKTTLTQELHNAGIECEVSGRVKHIYSIWRKMKSKNLSFDQLYDIRALRVLVNSNAECYYTLGVVHGLWRHIPEQFDDYITNPKPNGYKSLHTAVIAENRTLEVQIRTFDMHFEAELGKCAHVNYKEGLKAKKDDYLTQKISSLRQLLGTDTPDNGDDIELDIDNAERIYVFSRDGDITELPKGSTVLDFAYYVHTEVGNRAQGARVNGRYVPLTHQPKTGDQIEIITKSSREPNRDWLMASLGYIHTNRAKTKLRQWFNKQDRDKNIETGKNLLLKEFDRLSIDPAQVELGEFLAQFNVKHEDDLYVALVIGDIGVTQISNLVAQKLHITDNFNETAIDIKNPVRTNKYKIEIDGLDNVELHLAKCCNPVHGEPIAGFITLSSGVSIHHQSCTEYLRLVEKEPDRIINARWQTTFGRYQPVCIHVEAHNTNGLLRDLVHVIDREKVNIHRAETISNDGAISHMKFYVEVAGIAHLSRLLSKIEQQPSVLHARRSQS; this is encoded by the coding sequence GTGGTACAGATTCGAGAAAGCCTGCCCCTACTTGGTGGCAATAGCAGCAGCATTGACAGTGCGTCTTTGGCAGCTACTTTGGTCGCCAAGCAGATACACCCAGATTTTAAGGCACAACTCACCAATCAAAAGCTGGTCAGTGCGTTGGATTATTCGACCAATAATGCCACACCAATGGAGCTGAATGTCTCAGACATTGACATTGATGCGTGGCTTGCCAGCGTGGCCGCTCGTATTGGCAAAGATGAACTGCCTTTGCTGCGTAAGGCTTGCGAATTTGTCCAAATCCAAGTCAATAAGCCTCATGTCGCTCGTTCTGGGGCTTACATCACAGGCATTGGCATGGCAGATATTTTGGCGTATTTATTCCAAGATGAAAATGCTTTGGTTGCCGCCATGCTTTATCGCACCGCTCGCCGTGAACTGGTTAGCATACAGACCATCGCCACCAACTTTGGCGATGACATCGCTCAGCTGGTTACTGACACGCTGGCGATGGGTCATCTGTCTGAAAGCATCGAACAAAATCAGCGTCTAGAAGACTATATTGATGGCAATCGTGAACAGCTTTCTAATATTTATAGCATGCTCATCAGCACCACTAATGATGTTCGAGCGGTATTGATTAAACTTGCTGAACGCACTTTTGCCATGCGTGAACTGTCTTTTTCGCCTCCTGACCGCCAAAAACGAGTGGCACGAGAGGTGATGGCAATCTACGCCCCACTTGCTCATCGTCTGAGCATCGCCCAATTAAAATGGGAACTAGAAGATTTGGCGTTTCGCTATCTTGCCCCCGATGAATACAAAAAAATCGCCAGCCTATTGTCTGAAAAACGCAGCGAACGAGAAGCATACATCGAACAAGTCAAAACCACCCTCACCCAAGAACTACACAATGCTGGCATTGAGTGCGAGGTGTCAGGTCGTGTCAAACACATCTATTCCATCTGGCGAAAGATGAAGTCAAAAAATCTGTCGTTTGACCAGCTGTATGACATCAGAGCCTTGCGAGTCTTGGTCAATAGCAATGCTGAGTGCTATTATACGCTTGGCGTGGTGCATGGGTTGTGGCGACACATTCCAGAGCAGTTTGATGACTACATCACCAATCCTAAGCCAAACGGTTATAAATCCCTGCACACCGCCGTCATTGCCGAAAATCGCACACTAGAAGTGCAAATTCGCACCTTTGACATGCACTTTGAGGCAGAACTTGGCAAATGTGCCCATGTTAATTATAAAGAAGGTCTAAAAGCCAAAAAAGATGATTATCTGACCCAAAAAATCAGCTCACTAAGACAGCTTTTGGGTACAGATACGCCTGACAATGGCGATGACATCGAGCTGGATATTGATAATGCCGAACGCATCTATGTGTTTAGCAGAGATGGCGACATTACCGAACTGCCCAAAGGCTCAACGGTGCTGGACTTTGCCTATTATGTGCATACCGAAGTTGGCAACCGAGCTCAGGGGGCAAGAGTTAATGGTCGTTATGTGCCTTTGACCCACCAGCCCAAAACAGGCGACCAAATCGAAATCATCACCAAATCCAGCCGTGAACCAAACCGTGACTGGCTGATGGCATCGTTGGGCTATATCCACACCAATCGTGCCAAAACCAAGTTGCGTCAATGGTTTAACAAACAAGACCGTGATAAAAACATTGAAACTGGCAAAAATCTGCTGCTCAAAGAGTTTGACCGCCTATCCATTGACCCAGCTCAGGTAGAATTGGGTGAGTTTTTGGCTCAATTTAATGTCAAACACGAAGATGATTTGTATGTTGCCTTGGTCATTGGCGACATTGGCGTGACCCAAATCAGTAATTTGGTTGCCCAAAAACTGCACATCACGGACAACTTTAACGAAACTGCCATCGACATCAAAAACCCTGTTCGCACCAACAAATACAAAATCGAAATCGATGGATTAGATAATGTGGAGTTACATCTTGCCAAATGCTGCAACCCTGTGCATGGCGAACCGATTGCAGGATTTATTACACTATCTAGTGGTGTCAGCATTCATCATCAAAGCTGTACCGAGTATTTAAGATTGGTAGAAAAAGAACCAGACCGCATCATCAATGCTCGCTGGCAGACGACCTTTGGCAGATACCAACCTGTCTGCATTCATGTTGAAGCACACAACACCAATGGACTGCTAAGAGACTTGGTGCATGTCATTGACCGTGAAAAAGTCAATATTCATCGTGCCGAAACCATCAGCAATGATGGGGCAATCAGTCACATGAAATTTTATGTTGAAGTGGCAGGTATTGCTCATTTATCTCGCCTGCTTAGCAAAATTGAACAACAACCGAGCGTTTTGCACGCCCGTCGCAGTCAGAGTTAG
- the mutM gene encoding bifunctional DNA-formamidopyrimidine glycosylase/DNA-(apurinic or apyrimidinic site) lyase, producing MPELPEVETTKASLAPLLGKMIDGVQIHHPKLRYEIPKDLVNLVGFKLVNVRRRAKYLLLDFLQEQDNNHKTLLIHLGMSGSLQQHTHQQVRKHDHVIIEFGDVWLHYHDPRRFGMLLWVENDDYIDRPDTAKRFLDHLGVEPLSDEFDKDYLYKTIYRTHDLTKKSIAKPIKSLIMEQSVVVGVGNIYATESLFLSGIHPAKPANQLDESSLETLTHHIKTILAKAIKQGGSSLKDFTVGNGKTGYFQQTLLVYGRAGEHCTVCQSLLENQKIGGRASVYCPTCQPLT from the coding sequence ATGCCAGAATTACCAGAAGTCGAAACCACCAAAGCCAGTCTAGCACCTTTGCTTGGCAAGATGATTGATGGCGTACAAATCCATCACCCAAAGCTACGCTACGAAATCCCAAAAGATTTGGTCAACTTGGTAGGATTTAAGCTCGTCAATGTTCGCCGCAGAGCCAAATATCTCTTGCTCGACTTTTTGCAAGAACAAGATAATAACCACAAAACCCTACTCATTCATCTGGGTATGTCGGGCAGCTTGCAACAACACACTCATCAACAAGTGCGTAAACACGACCATGTCATCATTGAATTTGGCGATGTATGGCTACATTATCACGACCCACGCCGTTTTGGTATGTTACTTTGGGTGGAGAATGATGACTACATCGACAGACCAGACACCGCTAAGCGTTTTTTGGACCATTTAGGCGTTGAACCTTTGTCCGATGAATTTGATAAAGATTATCTATACAAAACCATCTACCGCACGCACGATTTAACCAAAAAATCCATCGCCAAGCCCATCAAATCACTCATCATGGAACAATCAGTGGTGGTGGGCGTGGGCAATATTTATGCTACTGAAAGTCTGTTTTTGTCTGGCATTCACCCTGCCAAACCCGCCAATCAGCTGGACGAATCATCGCTAGAAACACTGACCCATCACATCAAAACAATCCTTGCCAAAGCCATCAAGCAGGGCGGCTCATCGCTCAAAGACTTTACAGTGGGTAATGGCAAAACAGGCTATTTTCAACAAACCTTATTGGTCTATGGGCGGGCGGGCGAACATTGTACCGTGTGTCAAAGCCTGCTTGAAAATCAAAAAATTGGTGGACGAGCCAGCGTCTATTGCCCAACTTGCCAGCCATTGACATAA
- a CDS encoding Bor family protein, giving the protein MKKIAAIIGMAVVMTGCTTQTALIHGGGQATPSLSKSQAFFVGGIGQERTINAAQVCGGASNVAKVQSKLEPKDILLGTITFGIYTPRTAQVYCK; this is encoded by the coding sequence ATGAAAAAAATCGCAGCGATTATTGGTATGGCGGTTGTGATGACAGGCTGTACTACGCAAACGGCATTGATTCATGGCGGTGGTCAAGCAACACCATCACTAAGCAAATCACAGGCATTTTTCGTTGGCGGCATCGGTCAGGAACGCACCATCAATGCTGCCCAAGTGTGTGGCGGTGCTAGTAATGTTGCCAAGGTGCAAAGTAAATTAGAACCCAAAGATATTTTGCTTGGTACGATTACCTTTGGTATCTACACACCTCGCACAGCACAAGTTTATTGTAAGTAA
- a CDS encoding Bor family protein, which produces MKKLLMVGAIAVLSTGCATQNYVLSEGGQAAPTQSEWQHFFVGGIGQEKIQNAAQVCGGANKVAKVQTQTTFLNGLANAVGQGIYTPRQSNIYCK; this is translated from the coding sequence ATGAAAAAATTATTGATGGTGGGTGCAATCGCTGTACTAAGCACAGGCTGTGCTACCCAAAATTATGTATTATCAGAAGGTGGTCAAGCAGCACCTACGCAGTCAGAATGGCAGCATTTCTTTGTTGGCGGCATCGGTCAAGAAAAAATTCAAAATGCTGCTCAGGTGTGTGGCGGTGCTAATAAAGTCGCCAAAGTGCAAACGCAAACGACCTTCTTAAACGGTTTGGCGAATGCGGTCGGACAGGGTATTTATACACCAAGACAAAGTAATATTTATTGTAAATAA
- the mscL gene encoding large conductance mechanosensitive channel protein MscL encodes MSIVQEFKEFAVKGNVMDLAIGVIIGAAFGKITTSLVEDIMMPLIGAIIGDIDFSNMFIILGTVPEGVDATKYAALKEAGVAMLAYGNFITVVINFLILAIIVFMLVKVMNKMRKTEEAAPAEPSEEVLLLREISSKLSK; translated from the coding sequence ATGAGTATCGTTCAAGAATTTAAAGAGTTTGCAGTTAAAGGCAATGTGATGGATTTGGCAATCGGTGTTATCATCGGTGCAGCTTTTGGTAAAATTACTACCTCTTTGGTAGAAGACATCATGATGCCTTTGATTGGTGCCATCATTGGTGACATCGATTTTTCAAACATGTTCATCATTCTTGGCACAGTGCCAGAAGGTGTAGATGCAACCAAATATGCCGCTCTAAAAGAAGCTGGCGTGGCAATGCTTGCTTATGGTAACTTCATTACTGTGGTTATCAACTTCCTAATCTTGGCAATCATTGTATTCATGCTAGTAAAAGTAATGAACAAGATGCGTAAAACCGAAGAAGCTGCACCAGCAGAGCCAAGTGAAGAAGTGCTATTGCTTCGTGAAATTAGCTCAAAACTAAGCAAATAA